GTACTCACTCTGAGCACCGGTAAATGATCGACTGGTCGTGGAGAATCTTAACACAGTGACGATAAGGAAAAGGTgctgtgaagaagaaaagggagtaCAAGGAACAGCGGGAAGAAATTTAAAGGGAGAAAAATGGCGGGTCACCTGATGGTCTAACCTCCCTGGGTTTAGTGTTTCCGGTGCTCTCTCAGCGGACAGGTGACCGCCAACTTTTCTCGCAATATCGGCGTCGGACTGTTGACAAGCACGTCAGTATCCAGCAAACACAGTCGGCGACATGTCGTCGGGATCCAATGGTGCCAGGCGCATAGCGTCTGTTTTGCGTACGTCTTTTGCCATTGCACAAATGGCCAAGTATCGGCCGTACTGACTCTGTTTAGGGCCCTCGATTGCCGACCCCAAAGTGTGCAGAAGTTGTCAAGAGACGCTTGTTCGCCGCAATTATTCCTCGGCCGCTGCACAGCCTTCTTCAGAATCTACCTCTACCGCTACAACTACCTTCCCCGTCGTGAAGCCCGTCTACACAATCAATGCCGGCGTGGCCCTATCCCGCCCCCCTCAGATTACCCGCGACCTCTCACAATTCGAGAAAGCATACTATTTCTACCAGAAGCGACTGAACGAGCGTTTGGCGCTTCCATTTACCAAATACTTTTACTTCAAGCGAGGAACGCCGGCGGACGAAGACTGGAAGCGTAAAATCCGGGAGCGCCAGACGGCTGCGCGTGACATCGGCAAATACAATGCGTACTCGAAGGACGCATGGAACGATGAACTTCTCGTCGGAGCCGTCGAGGCCGAACCGGAGCACCAGGTGGAGATGCTTGTGCAGGATGCGGAAGCTACAGTCAATGCTACCTCCCAAGACACcagcaagaaggaggagatccCCAGGCCATTCCCCCGAGTAACGGAAGCGGATCAGAAGAACGACCAGAGAAGCCTGAACCGGGCCCTTCAGAGGACACTCTATCTTCTGGTTCAGACTAAGGAGGGGTACTGGAGGCTCCCCAGCTCTCCAGTGGAGCAGGATGAAACTCTTCGACTGGTGAGTGCACCGGAGATTGCCTATCCCTGTGTCCTTTCTCTTGCACTATATTGGGCGTAATACTGATTTGTCATGTAACATATAGGCTGCTGAACGTACCCTTGCGCAGACTGCCGGCGTTAACATGAACACCTGGATGGTGGGCTTCCACCCCGTTGGGCACCACGTCTACAACTTCAGATATCCGAGGGTCGACAAGGCCAATGGCACGGAGCATCTGGGCGAGAAGACTTTCTTCATGAAGGCTCGAATTATGGCCGGACAGGCTGATCTGGCCGCCAACACGCAGAATCTCCAGGACTTCAAGTGGCTGACCAAGGAGGAGATTGCACCCTATGTGCTGCCACAGTACTACAGCAACATTAAGAACATGTTGGCTGAGCGGTAAATAGTTGATTAAGCGGGGTGTACGGCTTGCTAGGCATCTCGTCTGAAAATGATCAGATCCTGTGCTAGCTTTAGAAGGAGTGTATTGATAGAACTGAGCGATTCGATCCAGTGGGAAGTGCCTACGCCTGAGATGGGCCGGAACTGCATATACTATTGTATGTCATGTATAACTAGCTTTTGAGTTTATCATATCATTATTCGCAAATCATCTCCCATTGCCCTCTGGTATACAGTATCAACGGGGCCCCAAACGCCATGAAATATACTTTAATCCATACCCAACGTAAACAAGGCAGTATAACCGACCTCACGAACAACCTGGCTGAACAAGGGAAATCAACTAATGACCCAAACCAATCCTTCAATCACTTCAAATTAAACTTCTGCCCCTGCACGATAGGCTGGTCCTTCTTAGACTTTCCAGCCATACTCCTTCCGCACATCGGACAAGCTATAATATCAATTAGCAACCCCCACAATGTCACCATTAGGACAAAGAACAAGATATAAGAAGAGTCacaaggaaaaaagaaacgaaccATTCTTCTGATAAGCACACCTCTGACAAAACTTCCTCCCCTGCTCCGTCTTCGTCTTACAACTCTCACAAGCAGACGAATAAGCCGCATAAGGATTCTTAGCCTTCGAACTAAGCAACTTGCTCTATAGCAATATACCAAGTCAGCCACCTCCATATTCATGAAACACTCCAAGCGACACAAACCCGCAAATCCACagaaataataaacaaaacaagaaaagacataACATACTTTCCCAATACCCGTATTCCCTAACGTCGGCTTAGACTTACTCCCTTCTCCACCGCCACCTCCCACTGAGGTTGAGGGCGAACCATAGTACATCTCACTTTTGCGTTTTACGCCGGGAGTAGCTAGTTCGGTGGATTTGAGTTTCTTTTGGCATTTGGAACAGACcattgtctttcttctttctctttttttttttttttcttctcttcctttctttggtttcgggttctgggttgttttggggttgggattGATGGGTTGTTGACTGGTAGTTAGTATGAAATGGATGGCCCAGTAACTAGGTATTCCcgtttggggttggggttggagttgCAGTGTATCAAGTGCCAAGACACTAGTAGGTGGTCGGGAATATGACGCGTTTACTGCCTTAGTAATCAGGCATTGATTGCTGAAAGATGTGCATACATGTAGTGAACGCATATTGTAGATTACATTTCTAGTTCAGGATAATATTGATCTTCAGACAGATTTAATTTTCCTGATAGGTGTCTGATTATTTActctgtatataatattgAGGGAACCTGGAAGTGACTTGGCTGCTATCGCAAGAGTCCAACCCGCAATATCCGCGGACCTGTGGGTTGGGGGTTATTATTGCATTGTATCTCATGAGACGATGGCTTTGGGATTGTTGGGTTCAAAcagtaataataaataggCGAAAGTAGAAGTGGGGGCCTATAGGACTCGAGTGGAGGACCTATCCTATTAGATAGATGCTGGCATGAGTGAGGTGGCTGAGTCTATAGATTTGAGCCCTTACTGGGAGAAGGATCGTCATATATGTGATTGGTTTAGGGTTTAAACTGGGTATTTGTCAttgaaagaacaaagaaataaacaaagaaatgaGACATACATGGTGATTGATCGCTGTGTTTGTCCAATTATGTAGCATGAAcgatatataaatatagttgGCTATGCCGGCTCTTCCCGACATAGAAACGGAGCTTATACAATAGTAGTTTCTCCTGGAGTGTTTAGTTCTGGTTTGGTGAGCGATGATCATGCTAGGTAGTGGTCTATGTGGTTGTTAGGTCGCACTGTACTACAGGATCTTGAATCTTGTTTAGGCTGTAAGTGCTTTAGGTTCCTCAGTCTTATCTCGAATCTCGGGCAAGAGAGAAATACTTAAAATGGAATCAACGCCGGGATTTGCATGCGAATAAGCACTTGGTAGGGCTTGGAATAAGCATTACTATGTGTACTATCTGTATAGATTACGTGTTAAGAACTTGCCCGATTTGCTTTATTTTCCCTACTGCTTGTTATAGGAAGACATTATCAATAAATTGTCTTCACAAGCTAAGTCACGGCTACAGGATGCGCCGTATAATTTCCGCATTCATATCATAGTACAGTCATAAGCTGAACTCTGAAGCATAAGATGAGAGAGTTGCCGATATTCAAAGTTTAAATAGAAGGGCTGAAGAGCTGAAGAGGGAAGAGTCGTGTGTACTCTGTAGGATCATAGGATGGCATGGATCGCGTATACTAGATCCACCGGCTACCTGCGCCCGACACAGCCACGGTCCACAAAAGCTGAGAGTTGAAAAGTAccaaataataataagaaaaacaagtgaaaagaaaaaacaaaaaaaggcaaaaagagatCCACATTGGAAAACCTGGATATAATGCAATGCTTATCAAAGTTAAAGACTCTTCTATGAGTAACTGTACTGCAGTTTTATTTGTGTTGATGTCTTGAGCTAGAGTGGTTGGATTTATCATACTAGGTAGGAGACACCCCAGCCCTAATTGGGATCCTTATAAAAGCAAACACTGTGCCATAAAGGACCTGCCCTGCATAACCACATTAACTTAGGCCTATATGCAACAAATTTCCCGAGGTTGTTTCACTCAACAAACAATCGATATGCCTGAGTAGGGAGAAATATATTGGATTGGCAATATCTGACGATAAGTGATGAAGTTATTACTAGATGATTACTATAATTGCGATGTAAGAGGTTGGTGAATGGGAGAGGGCTTTAGGTGACAAATTTCTCCGATTCTTATTGATCCCGACGCCTGATTGCAAGATTCTCCCAAGTCGCGGTAACATCAATAAATTGAAGGAGGGTATACTAGACGGTGGAGAAACACTAGGATTACGGCACCCCTTTCGATGCACCTATCGCCGTTCAAGCATTTTGTCAAGATGGTCAGGAAACACATCATGACTACACTCCGTGGAGTGTACCCGCATTCGCATGATGCTGGGTTCTATGGTCTAGACGAGTCTAGAAGCTCACGCCATCGAGATCCTTGGTTGTATTTGGCATTACATCGCTGAACGCTGGTGCTAAACTGAAAGACATCCAAGGCACGAGTCAACAAATAAGTGTTGGGAATATGCATACGGTTCATTTTCGGCTTCATATCTATGAATTGGATAATAGGAAGTTGATCAGGATACGATTCAACTCTCAAACATGCAGATATAGTGCTTCTGGATTTTGACTAGCAATCACCTTTACTATGCAAGTAGCCATAGTAATGTTTGTAGGTTGTACCGGGACCTTCTAACAACCCCAACTCTTCGGATTGTTCTTATACGAGAGACGCACAATGTCCTGACGAAATAGACAGGTGTAAGGAattactatagatagatatcTCAAGAGTAGGAGAAAAAACATCAAAGCGTCCATTCACAAGGGACTAAGACTGGCGCAGGTGCCCATCGTGCATTGTGAGTGGAGTGGCAAACAGGGCAATTAAATAAACACTTTTTCCCACACCACTTGCAACAACACTAAAAGTACTACTTCCTTTAACCCTCCATCCACCTCGGACCTTCCGTCCAttctccattttcttttcagctCTCTTCTGAGATCTCTGCTGAGTCCCCAGAACTAGCCACAAGTGTCGGGCCAATACGTCCTGGACTTTTGCGActtattctctctttcggCTTCTGTTTCAGCTGCTTTGGACCAACATTATCCCCCACAACTCACCACTTGCGTGGACTGCTTGTCTCCCAATGATGCAGCATCCGACCCGCCACTCCTGAACTGGTCTGCAGCCCATCCGCTGCAGAACCGAACCTGAAAAGCAAATCTCGCTAGAAAAATCAAACCATGATGTCTACGCACAGAGGACAGAAgtctaaaaaataaaaaaggaaaaagaaagaggaaactcaaaaagaaagaagaaaaaggaaaaaaaagaaacgttCGAATAAACATGGTTCGAGGAGTGTCCAGCGCGTCGGAACCGTCAGAGGAATGAGGACATGTTCCAGCAGAGTGGTTCTTCCCCCCGTTGGACATTGCTGCTGCTTGGCTATTTTTCCGCCCTGATTTAGGGGGGCAAAGACACTTCGCCCCGACTCTATAAATCAGCTCCCATGGCTCAATTGCCACGATTAGTCCCAAGTCTTTGAGATCTGATCTTTGCATGTTACCGGCAACTTTAGTCATTGTGACTCTAGCCGCGTCTCTGTGGCTTAAATGTTTGGTTTCTCGTTTCCATTGGAGCCTTTCCCTTGAGGTCGATCTATGCGCGGCTTTCCGATCGAAACGCCATATCTGGCTTCCAACATTAttcttactttctttctcaattGACACTTAAAAGGTTGTGTTTGTTGTATcaattttcttcctctccttctataattatatttatatattataagtcCGTTGCTTCGATTTTGCATCGTCGCCGAGTCTAGACTTGAtccgttttcttttcctggctGTGCACTTGGGGGACTTACTCAATCCATACTAGGGCCCTGAAAAGCGCCAGGTTGGACTTGGATTCTTGAAGGACAGAAATCCCTTGCTTCTGTTCTTGGGGCACCGGATACCCGCCATCATTCACACCTTACTTATCGAGaatctctctcttcttctcctttctacTTTTACTTTCACTCGGACCCAATTTTCTATGCTCACGCTGCTGAAAAATACGGAAACCGCGCGTGCAGCTTGTCGACACCTCAGAAGCTGACGTTAGAGAATTAAGGGGAAGGCAGAAGAGCCAGGACTTTatcattgttttctttttattctcccCGACGGAGGTGAGCAACAGGATCAAGTTGACTTGCaccgaaaaggaagaaggaacgAGGATCCCCGTTGGTGAACCGACTGGTCCGTGTGGTCTCTAAGAAACAATATGCCTCCAGCCAGTTCGTCGTTTACGGCATTGAATTTGCCAGAAACATTTTCTCTCCCACAATGCATGGAATATTTTACCCTTACCGCTGGTCCCAATACCGATCTCTGGCGGAAGCCCCCAAATGGTGACACGTCCACAGCCCCCATTATATTCACATCACTGCGAAATCCATTTATACTCGCAGAAGTGACGGTTAGTGCGGACTGGGAAATGGAATGGGACCAGGGTGGACTGGTTATTTTTGCCGGAGCCGCACCACAATCCTGCTCGTCCGAGAGCGTCCCATTGGATTCCGGAACGCGATCGAGTCGCTCGGGATACCCCCAGATCGCACGACCGTGCAAATGGGTCAAGGCGGGTATGGAATTTAGCTCGGGCACTGTGAACGCCTCATCGGTCAGTGCAACTGCGGATGGAGCCGATTGGTGTCTTTCACCGCTCAGCCTCCCCGACAGCGGGCCTTCAACCGTGCAGTCGCTGCGTATCAAATTAGAGCGGATCGGCAACTCCCTCTGGATCTGGTACCAGATCCCATCCGCCGTTCCCTATGCACTGACGCCGAGCGCAGTGAGCAGCACGTGGAAGAAGCTACGGGAGGTGACATGGTTCTTCTACGGCGTGGAAGACAAGTTTATCCATGTGGGAGTGTACGCGAGTCGGCCAAATAACATATCTCGCAATAGTACCATGTGGGAGATGATGAACGGTCCGGTTTTAAGCGAGTCCACAGTAGGCTCTCAGGACTCCTTGGTGGTCGAGTTCGAAGATCTAGAGATATACTAACGACGTTTGGCCCTTTACTCCCGATAATATACCATCTGTGATTCTCCCTTTGCCATTTAATTAGCGCAGCCACGACCCACGAATGGCTTATGAGCCTACGACTCCATGTTTTGCGCCGCTGGTTGGGCCCAACATGTTGagtctctttttgtttctcccCCTGGTTTACCATAATTGTTTTGAGGATACGGTGTCAAGCATACAGGGGGACATGATGAGCGTACCGGTGTTTTTCTATCATTCTGTTCTCTTACTTCTTCGAGATACTTGATCCAGCGTTTTGAAAAATAGCGTTCCCTTTGAGATTGAAATCAAAACCTCGTTTAAAATCACTTGATAGGATACTTACAATTCTGACGACAGACTGCTTTAGGACTCGTTACCCCTGGGGAGGAGTCAAAGCAAGGGTCCGTGACAAAAGATCATGGGCCATAGCTAATTTGTTGAGTATGCATGATCTGCAGCGGGGTTCACGAGATAGCGTTGATCCTCGTTGGAGAATGAGAATTTGGGCGCAGGGTGAGGCAAAGGGCAGGAAAGTTCAGTCGTTTATACTTCGGCCGACGATCCCTGGGCACTAAACCCAAGTGAGTACCCAGCGCAGAAGAATAAAGTTACGTCCATTGAAaaacatcatcctcggaaTAGAGTTGGTTAGGCTGCAATGGGACGAAACGGAGCTCACATCACTGCAATGTCACGGGTTTTCGAATCTTGGCTGGTAAGCCGTAAGGGTATATCATAAATCCATTGCCTCTTGGGAAATTGCTACGACAGGGTGGAAAGCAGGAGGTTGTTACATCGCAGGGAAATAATTACCGAGGGACATATTGTTCCACGGCTCTGGAAGCAGTGGATGCTCCACTGAGTCACCCAAGGGATGGGGGGCTGAACCGCAACGACGAAAAGACAATAATGACATTTGCAATTGGCATACTGGATTTCTATGACATAATAAATGGTATGGGAGGGTGGACGGCTCGCGATGACTTGGAGTTTTACTGGTTCTGGCACATTCGGACAGGTAAGATTGGTAGTCGGTATCAACCTTCATGAAGCCGAGGGATTGTGATCGCAAGGCGAACAAGAAGCAAGCGGAGAGGAGTCCAATCTCGATGTCCCGCCTTAGTGCTGCAGATGTAATTGAAATTGCATCGCCCCGGTTTACGCATGAATATCCAGGCGGACAAGAATAGGTCGATCTTCGAGGATTGGTCCATGTCGTCGTATTTCCAATCCCTCTTGAGAGGATGATATGATTTCCGCAGTTTATAGTGAGCCGAGTGGAGTCCGTAGCGGAGGGCGACTAAACCGGATGGAGTAGGGGTTATGGTGCCATGACTGCACTATGAGTCTAGTCAGTATAGTTCTCcactgttttttttttttctttcctgcgCGATCCGGCGAGCAggattttaatttctatttgCTCGTCTCATGAAAATTTCCCTCCATCAGCCGACTGGAGGATGATCTGATTTCGGCCAATGTGCACAACATCCGTTATCGTTGCATATGGCGCTGTACATCACCAAGTTCAATAACTGGCTGGATGTTTACCCACTACTCAATCTGTTTAAGAACATATTTTCTGCTGTTCCCGTGATTGGCGCTGTCCACTCACCGCATTTTCCAGTCGGTAACCAGTGACGTACAAAGACGATGGAATCACGCAGCCATCGAAGATCTGCAGATACTTTTAATGCGTCCCCTCCATGCGAACCGTCCGGAGGAGTAAGCAATGCATCTAGGTTTGTCTATCTCCAGCATGACTCAATTGGTGATATCTCCAGATTCATTCCGAGTAATATCTACCTTATAATATCATTTCTACTTCATGAATTAtgcgcttttctttttttgtcaCGTAAACATATGTCTCTTGTCTCAACCCCCCCTTAAAGCtcaagttatatatatgcgACATAGATAACGAATttgaaaaagcaaaagcaaaacaatCCCCCAACCCAGACGGGAATGAAATCAGTATCACTGTGACAACTACTTCGCTGCCCCGCCAAACTAATCCCTAAGTTAACGGCCATTCGGCCACTAGCGGGAGTTCAGTCCCTCCATCAGTCGACCTCACTAACCATCTTAGTCCGGAAttctccctcctccatcGCTGAGTGGGGACCcttctgtttttttttttttttcttttcccttttttttatgttaCCCATGATTGactcttgtctttctcctttcctctctcctttctctcttttcccctcctcaactCATTAACTATCTTACTACTATCACACAACTCTCTGTCCCCATTGTGAGTTTGGTTTGATCAATCAAACTCATACATCCTGATCTGACCAATCCCACCTCTATCGCCCCCCCAAAGTTTCACCTCCCTTACCTCTCGCAACCCTATTACCCGATCCATTGCCTGGGAGgcctcttctcttttcgtTCCTCGTTTCTGTTTTTctgtatattattctatcGATTCACTCGATATCCCTGTTGTGTAATTGTTCTTGAAAGCCTCCCCATCGCGCTTTGACCTGTTGTTTGATACTTAACGACTGTTACGACCTTGACGATCATAACAATGGTGGAATCCATTACTGAGACTGTTACCATCTCCGTCCGTCGTCCGACTGATACCCCTACCATCTTCGTCGCCGGTACCTTCTCGGAACCTCAATGGGAGCCATTGGAGCTGAACGTTAAGACGATAGAGGTCGAGTCGGAACTAGACCCGGGTCTCTACTCGACCGAGTACCTCTTCTTCCGGGATTTCAAGCTGGCTCCGGGGCAATACCAGTACAGATTCCGAGAAGGCGCAACTGGCTCGTGGTTTCACGATGAGTCTGTAAAGAACGGTAAGTTCGAACCGGCTTCGGCAATGCTTTACGTAACTATATCGGGAATCGCGGCATGACTAACCAATGCTTTGGAACCATAGCTTCTGGAACGGAGGGCTTGGTCAACAATTACCTTACCGTCAAGTCTGCAGCCGAGCAGGAGACTCCGGCTCAGAATGGTGCCAGTGAGAAGGCGGAGGAGGCCACAAAAGAACCCGAGACGGATGCTTCGACCGAGGGTGGGCCGGTAACGAATGGCGTCCACAAGTCGAATGGTGTCAATGGAGTCGCTGAGCACGAAGCCCCTGTAGCTGACGAGTCTCCGGCCGATGATCAGAAGACCGAACAAGTCCCTGAGAAACCTGTCGAGACTGATGCCAAAGCAGAGACTGAGGCAGAACCGAAGGAGGCTCTTTCCAACGGCACCAAGGAGCCAGAAGTTAACGGAACCGAACCCGCTGCGCAGACCTCCGAGAGCAAGGACGAGCCCGTGGCCGAGGAGAAGTCCGACCCGGTGGTAGAAAGgcccgaggagaaggtggcTGAATCTCAGCCAGTGGCAGAGAAGGAAGGCACTGaaaagaaggccgaagaagTTCCAGCCACCTCTACCCAGGAGGAGGCGCCAGTTGTGAACGGCGAGGCTAAGGTTGAGGCTGAGAAGCAACCTGAGGAATCCCAGCCACAAAAGGCTACTGAAGAAGTAGCAGTAAAACCAGAGGAGCCTGCTGTTGAGACGTCCACACCCGAAGTCACGGCTGAGGAAACTCCCGCTCAAGAATCGAACACCGAGAAGCCCACCGCCACCGAAACCCCTGCAGCTGAAACCACTACGGAGCAGCCCGCCACCGAAGCGCAACCAactgcggaggaggagaccACCAAGGAGCCTGCCACAGAGCCTGCCGAGACAAAACAGGCGGAAGTTGTTTCTGAGGAACCCGCCAAGGAAGAGCCGACCCCCGAAGAACCCAAGGAAGCTCCCGCCACTGAAGAGCTAGTGAAGGAATCTGTTAAGGAGGAGGCTGCACCGGAACAGTCCAAAGAGACAGTCTCCGAGAAGCCTGCTGCTGAGGAGCCCGTTAAGGAGGAGACCACCGAAGCAGTGAAGGAGACATCCGCCACTGAGAAGCTCGACGAGTCGGATAAGGCTCCTGTTCAAGAGGAAACGGCGGCGGAAGAGTCTCAGGAGACGACCAAAGAGCCCGTTAAGGAAGAGATAGCCCCTGGAAAGTCGGAAGAAACACCCGCGATTAAAGCGCCTGTGGCTGAGGAGCCCGCTGTCGAAGAACCGGTCGAGGAGAAGGCGGCGCCGGAAGAGCCTAAGGACATATCCGCCGCTGATCCAGCCGTCGTGGAAGCACCTGTTAAGGAGACcgtgaaggaggagggagtgTCGGAGGCACCTAAGGAGACATCTGCTGAAGAACCAGTTAAGGAGGCCGTTAAGGAAGAGCCGGTCCCTGAAAAGACCGAGCAACCTGCCGCTCCTGAACTAGCCGTTGCCGAAGAACCAGCAAAGGAGCCTGTTAAGGAAGAGCCAGTCCCTGAAAAGACCGAAGAACCCGCCGCTCCTAAAGAATCAGTAAAGGAGATTGTCAAGGAGGAGGCAGTGTCCGAGGCACCTAAGGAGACATCTGCTGAGGAGCCTGCCACTAATGACACTGCTGCTCAGGATAAGCCGTCTACCGAGGAGACCGTCGTTGAAGCAGTGAAGGAGGTACCGGTTGTGGAAGAGACTAAGGAGACTCTGTCCACTGCAGCCCCGGATGCTCAGGAATCGGTTGCGCAAGAACCCGTCGTCAAATCCTCTGCCACCGAAGACGCCCCCAGCGAACCTACTAAGGAGTCCGGCGCCGAGAAGGCAGTGGAAGAGCGAACCACCGAGCAACCCACGTATGCCGATGTTGTAGCAGAGGAACCAGCGAAGGAGACAACAACAGAAGAGACCGAAGCCCCTGTTGAGACAACTTCCGAAGAACCGGTAGAGTCAGTTCCAGAGAGCACCACGGCTGAAGCTCCTGCTGCAACGGAAGAATCGAAACAGCCTGCCGAGAAGACTTCTGAGCCCGCTGCTGAGGATGAAAAGGCCCCCATCGAAAAGCCGGTAGAAGAGACCAAGGCTGAGCCTGCTTCGGAAGAAGCCACCACGAAGGAAGAGGTTGTTCAACCCTCCGTCGAGGAAGCCCCCACCGAAGAGGCCGCGAAGGTGTCTCCTGCCGAAGAAGGCGAGAAGATTGTTGAAGCCGCTAAGGAAGAGGTTCCAGAGGAAGCCTCTGCGAAGACTCTTGTTGAAGTGGAGGCTACAACTACTGAGCCTGTCGTTGAAGAGCCTACATCCGAGAAGCCCGTCGCGGAAGAAACAACAGCTGAGGAGCCCGCTAAGGACTTGACGAAGGAAGAACCGGCTACACAGGAACCTGTCTCTGAAGTGCCCGCTACTGAGGATTCGACAACAAAGGAGGCAACTGAGGAACCCACCAAGGCGTCAGGCCCCGAAGTGGCGGCAGAGGAGCCTACAACGGATGAAAAGCCCGCTGATGTGACCGAGCATGAGATCAAGGAACCAGTCACCGAAGAATCCAAGGAGACGAAGCATGCTACCGAGGAAACGACCCTCGAAGAGCCCGTTAAGGAAACTCCCGTTGTTGAGCAACCAGTTGAATCCGAGCCCGCCAAGGAAGCTGAACCGGTGAAGTCCACCGCAGAAGAGTCTGTTAAGGAGCTCGCTGCTGAAGAGGCTGCTGTTCAAGAGCCCACTCCTGTCGAACAACCTAGCGAGGAACCTGCCGTCAAAGAGTCGCCTGTAGAGGAACCTCCTACTGTCGAGGGATCTGTCGCTGCTGAGCCTTCTACGGAGGAACCTGCTGCGGAACAGCCCGCCAAGGAAGATGAGCTCGTGAGTGAAGTGCTGACTACTGAAGAGCCTGCCACGAAGCAGGCGGCCGAACCCGAGCCAGCTGAGCAGCCAGCTGCGGAAGAAAAGCCTGTGGATGACTCCACTGAAAAGCCAGCAAGTGAGGAGACCGTGGCTGAAGATTCTGTCCCAGAACCAACTGAGAAGGCCGTGGTTGCTGAGACACCTGCTACCGAGGAAGTCGTTGAAAAGGCTACTACCGAAGAGCCCGCCAAGGAGCCTGTCTCCGAGGAGCCGGTCGCTGATAAGTCTGCTGAGCAGCCAGCTTCGTCGGATGTGGTCGAGGAGACTGCTGAATCTTCTAAGGCTGTTGTTCCTGAGGAGGTCACCTTGAACGAGGTCGAGCCTGCTGTCACACAGTCCCACGAAGAGAAGCCGGAAGAGGTGACTGAGCTACCTAAGGAGGAGACTGTTGCAGCTGAGCCCGTGGCTGTTGAGACACCTGCTGAACAGAAGGCCCCGGAGACTGAACCTGAGGTTGTACCTAAGGCTGAGGCTGAAGAGGCTGTAATCGCTCAAAAGGAGGAACCTGCCAGCGAGCCAGTAGCAGCAGCCCCTGCtgaggccgagaaggaggagcCTGT
The sequence above is a segment of the Aspergillus flavus chromosome 4, complete sequence genome. Coding sequences within it:
- a CDS encoding ribosomal protein (50S ribosomal subunit L30), with product MSSGSNGARRIASVLRPSIADPKVCRSCQETLVRRNYSSAAAQPSSESTSTATTTFPVVKPVYTINAGVALSRPPQITRDLSQFEKAYYFYQKRLNERLALPFTKYFYFKRGTPADEDWKRKIRERQTAARDIGKYNAYSKDAWNDELLVGAVEAEPEHQVEMLVQDAEATVNATSQDTSKKEEIPRPFPRVTEADQKNDQRSLNRALQRTLYLLVQTKEGYWRLPSSPVEQDETLRLAAERTLAQTAGVNMNTWMVGFHPVGHHVYNFRYPRVDKANGTEHLGEKTFFMKARIMAGQADLAANTQNLQDFKWLTKEEIAPYVLPQYYSNIKNMLAER
- a CDS encoding cript family protein; the protein is MVCSKCQKKLKSTELATPGVKRKSEMYYGSPSTSVGGGGGEGSKSKPTLGNTGIGKSKLLSSKAKNPYAAYSSACESCKTKTEQGRKFCQRCAYQKNACPMCGRSMAGKSKKDQPIVQGQKFNL
- a CDS encoding uncharacterized protein (of unknown function-domain containing protein), with amino-acid sequence MPPASSSFTALNLPETFSLPQCMEYFTLTAGPNTDLWRKPPNGDTSTAPIIFTSLRNPFILAEVTVSADWEMEWDQGGLVIFAGAAPQSCSSESVPLDSGTRSSRSGYPQIARPCKWVKAGMEFSSGTVNASSVSATADGADWCLSPLSLPDSGPSTVQSLRIKLERIGNSLWIWYQIPSAVPYALTPSAVSSTWKKLREVTWFFYGVEDKFIHVGVYASRPNNISRNSTMWEMMNGPVLSESTVGSQDSLVVEFEDLEIY